From a single Fibrobacter sp. UWB5 genomic region:
- the lysS gene encoding lysine--tRNA ligase, whose protein sequence is MAMQDMNDQVQARLAKLDKFKEMGVEAYPHKFNRTHDSKVLKENKEALMASGESIAFAGRVVRFNRKGKMCFMHLKDRYGRLQVVVARDEVGEENYEIVKMTDLGDFIGVNGTMFETQTGEYSVHVKKVTMLSKAVRPLPVAKEKVDENGNKVVFNEFADVDTRYRQRYIDMALNDDVKDVFIKRFKILQAIREYLIEKGFIEVETPTLQPIYGGANARPFTTHHNACDMTLYLRVAPELYLKRCIVGGMEKVFEFSKNFRNEGMDRTHSPEFTGLEFYEAYADYNDMMVHFENIYERACIAANGTTKIEYQGKEIDFKAPWPRYSMIEAIEKFGGLKVNEMSDDEIKAKMEELGGHLDGEFSRGRGILELFELTVEDKLIQPTFIKDMPTESTPLCKKHRTIEGLIEQFEPYANGWELGNAYTELNDPIRQRELLEDQVRRGRGGEGETHPMDENFMHAIESGLPPTGGVGFGIDRMVMLLTNQQTIRDVQLFPLMKPET, encoded by the coding sequence ATGGCAATGCAAGACATGAATGACCAGGTGCAGGCTCGCCTCGCGAAGCTTGACAAGTTCAAGGAAATGGGTGTGGAGGCTTATCCGCACAAGTTCAACCGTACGCATGATTCCAAGGTTTTGAAAGAAAATAAGGAAGCCCTGATGGCTTCTGGCGAAAGTATTGCTTTCGCTGGCCGTGTGGTTCGCTTCAACCGTAAGGGCAAAATGTGTTTTATGCACCTCAAGGACCGTTATGGCCGCTTGCAGGTGGTGGTCGCCCGTGACGAAGTGGGCGAAGAAAACTATGAAATCGTGAAGATGACCGACCTCGGTGACTTTATTGGCGTGAACGGTACCATGTTCGAAACCCAGACGGGCGAATACTCCGTGCACGTGAAGAAGGTGACCATGCTTTCGAAGGCTGTGCGCCCGCTTCCGGTGGCCAAGGAAAAGGTGGACGAGAACGGCAACAAGGTGGTGTTCAACGAATTTGCCGACGTGGATACCCGTTACCGCCAGCGCTATATCGACATGGCCTTGAACGACGACGTGAAGGACGTGTTCATCAAGCGTTTCAAGATTCTGCAGGCTATCCGCGAATACCTCATCGAAAAGGGATTCATCGAAGTCGAAACTCCGACGCTCCAGCCGATTTACGGCGGCGCGAACGCCCGTCCGTTCACCACGCACCACAACGCCTGCGACATGACGCTCTACCTGCGCGTGGCTCCGGAACTTTACCTGAAGCGCTGCATCGTGGGCGGCATGGAAAAGGTGTTCGAGTTCAGCAAGAACTTCCGCAACGAAGGTATGGACCGCACCCATAGCCCGGAATTCACCGGCCTCGAATTCTACGAAGCCTACGCTGACTACAACGACATGATGGTGCACTTCGAAAATATCTACGAACGCGCCTGCATTGCCGCCAACGGCACCACCAAGATTGAATACCAGGGGAAGGAAATCGACTTCAAGGCCCCGTGGCCCCGCTACAGCATGATTGAAGCCATCGAAAAGTTCGGCGGCCTGAAGGTCAACGAAATGAGCGACGACGAAATCAAGGCCAAGATGGAAGAACTCGGCGGACACCTGGATGGCGAATTCAGCCGCGGCCGCGGTATCCTCGAACTGTTCGAGCTCACCGTGGAAGACAAGCTCATCCAGCCGACCTTCATCAAGGATATGCCGACCGAAAGTACTCCGCTCTGCAAGAAGCACCGTACCATCGAAGGCCTTATCGAACAGTTCGAGCCCTACGCTAATGGCTGGGAACTGGGCAACGCCTATACCGAACTTAATGACCCCATCCGTCAGCGTGAGCTCCTGGAAGACCAGGTGCGCCGCGGCCGCGGTGGCGAAGGCGAAACCCACCCGATGGACGAAAACTTCATGCACGCCATTGAATCTGGCCTGCCGCCTACCGGTGGCGTGGGCTTCGGTATCGACCGCATGGTCATGCTCCTCACGAACCAGCAGACCATCCGCGACGTGCAGCTCTTCCCGCTCATGAAGCCGGAGACCTAA
- a CDS encoding FtsX-like permease family protein — translation MNKLEWLIAWRYLGAQRKSLFVSLIGIFSMLGVSIGVFALVVALAAVNGFEEEVTAQMIGKDAHFEVMAYNGDFIAPYDSLIKEVRARDSRVVASSPFIIYKVGVSSKKVNDGIVIYGIDTETAKGVTDIHKYIKWGNYSVDSLEDLSGTLRPGIILGSGLANRLRVVVGDKLVLQTFQSPDAMVTSGGPKMMMCVVSGIFETGTYEYDGNLAYVGIPELQKLLGLDDVVTGIQFRLNNHWLAGEAVDSLASWLGYPYYAMDWKTKNITLLKWMNYEKFIVAAVICLIILVAAFNIISSLIMVVIDKTKEIGILRSMGFSKAGIMRVFMLMGSFIGVGGTIVGGTIGLVLCKLQEAYHFIKLPGDVYVIPYFPISVHVVDVILIFVIGIALCVLATLLPAWKASRLDPVGAIRHE, via the coding sequence ATGAATAAATTGGAATGGCTCATTGCCTGGCGTTACCTGGGGGCTCAACGTAAGAGTCTCTTCGTTTCGCTTATCGGCATCTTCAGTATGCTTGGTGTCTCCATCGGCGTTTTTGCGCTTGTGGTGGCCCTTGCCGCAGTAAATGGTTTCGAAGAAGAAGTCACTGCGCAGATGATTGGTAAAGACGCTCACTTCGAAGTGATGGCTTACAATGGCGATTTCATTGCGCCTTACGACAGCCTCATTAAAGAAGTGCGCGCCCGTGATTCGCGCGTGGTCGCCTCGTCTCCGTTTATTATTTACAAGGTGGGAGTCAGTTCCAAAAAGGTAAATGACGGCATTGTCATTTACGGTATTGACACCGAAACCGCGAAGGGCGTGACCGATATCCACAAATACATCAAGTGGGGAAACTATTCGGTCGACAGTCTCGAAGACTTGAGCGGGACCTTGCGCCCGGGCATCATTCTCGGTTCGGGCCTTGCCAATAGGCTTCGTGTGGTGGTCGGCGATAAGCTGGTGCTGCAGACTTTCCAGAGCCCCGATGCCATGGTTACAAGCGGTGGCCCGAAGATGATGATGTGCGTGGTGAGCGGCATCTTCGAAACGGGTACCTACGAATACGATGGCAACCTCGCTTACGTGGGCATTCCGGAACTCCAGAAATTGCTTGGTCTCGACGACGTGGTTACAGGCATTCAGTTCCGCCTGAATAACCATTGGCTTGCGGGCGAAGCGGTAGATAGCCTGGCCTCTTGGCTCGGTTATCCGTACTATGCCATGGACTGGAAGACGAAAAACATCACGCTGCTCAAGTGGATGAACTACGAAAAGTTCATTGTGGCGGCGGTGATTTGCTTGATTATTCTGGTGGCTGCATTCAATATCATCAGCTCCCTGATCATGGTGGTAATCGACAAGACCAAGGAAATCGGAATCCTCCGCAGCATGGGCTTTAGCAAGGCGGGCATTATGCGCGTCTTTATGCTCATGGGCAGCTTTATTGGCGTGGGCGGTACGATTGTCGGCGGTACGATCGGCCTTGTACTTTGCAAGTTGCAAGAGGCCTACCACTTCATCAAGCTCCCGGGCGATGTCTACGTGATTCCGTACTTCCCGATTTCGGTGCATGTTGTTGATGTGATTTTGATTTTTGTAATTGGCATTGCGCTTTGCGTTCTGGCGACTTTGTTGCCGGCATGGAAGGCTAGCCGCTTGGATCCGGTGGGGGCCATTAGACATGAATAG
- a CDS encoding ABC transporter ATP-binding protein — translation MNSLLQTVDLRREFSETGEKLEILKGVNFSMEEGELVALTGSSGSGKSTFLNLVGMLDTPTSGEILFKGKALSKFNDAERDRYHRVQVGFVFQFHHLLSEFTAIENVCVPGRILGTSEKECKERAAMLLETVGLKDRLKHLPRELSGGERQRVAIARALMNHPDLVLADEPSGNLDEANSAMLNELIGELNEKFNQAFLIVTHDEKLASFAKRRVVMHGGVIQ, via the coding sequence ATGAATAGTTTGTTGCAGACTGTAGACCTCCGTCGTGAATTCTCCGAGACGGGTGAAAAGCTCGAAATCTTGAAGGGCGTGAATTTCTCCATGGAAGAAGGCGAACTCGTGGCCCTCACGGGTTCTTCGGGTTCGGGTAAGTCAACGTTCCTGAATTTGGTGGGTATGCTCGATACGCCGACGTCTGGCGAAATCCTTTTTAAGGGGAAGGCCCTTTCCAAGTTCAACGATGCAGAACGTGACCGTTACCACCGCGTGCAGGTGGGATTCGTGTTTCAGTTCCATCACCTGTTGAGCGAATTTACGGCGATTGAAAACGTTTGCGTGCCGGGCCGCATTCTCGGAACGTCTGAAAAGGAATGCAAGGAACGTGCCGCCATGCTTTTGGAAACGGTGGGCCTGAAGGACCGCCTCAAGCATTTGCCGCGTGAACTTTCCGGTGGTGAACGCCAGCGTGTGGCCATTGCCCGCGCGCTCATGAACCATCCGGACCTGGTGTTGGCCGATGAACCGAGCGGTAACTTGGACGAAGCCAATTCCGCAATGCTGAATGAATTGATTGGTGAACTCAACGAAAAGTTTAATCAGGCTTTCCTGATTGTGACGCACGACGAAAAATTGGCTAGCTTTGCCAAAAGGCGTGTCGTGATGCACGGCGGCGTCATTCAGTAG
- a CDS encoding nucleoside monophosphate kinase has translation MAKIPAVLIFGAPGSGKGTVGAKLAATTSLKHISTGDIFRGIAPSSESGKLLASYSSKGLLVPDEATVEIFGRFIEGLINTNKVNPDKDTLLLDGIPRTVAQVKLIESVVDVKHIFVLDIKDEKTIVARLLNRAKIEGRKDDADEAVIKNRLKVYKESTAKVLGKYSKSIISRINGDNTPDEVFCDTLAAYVKFCKASAKKPAAKKKAPAKKAK, from the coding sequence ATGGCTAAAATTCCTGCAGTTCTTATCTTTGGCGCACCGGGTTCCGGCAAGGGTACCGTCGGCGCAAAGCTCGCTGCTACCACGTCCCTCAAGCACATTTCCACGGGTGACATCTTCCGTGGCATTGCTCCTTCCAGTGAATCCGGCAAGCTTCTCGCTTCTTATTCCAGCAAGGGCCTCCTGGTTCCGGACGAAGCCACTGTCGAAATTTTCGGCCGCTTCATCGAAGGCCTCATCAATACGAACAAGGTAAATCCGGATAAGGATACCCTCCTCCTCGACGGTATTCCTCGCACGGTTGCCCAGGTCAAGCTCATCGAATCCGTGGTCGACGTGAAGCACATCTTCGTGCTCGACATCAAGGACGAAAAGACCATCGTGGCACGCCTCCTGAACCGCGCCAAGATCGAAGGCCGTAAGGATGACGCCGACGAAGCCGTGATCAAGAACCGCCTCAAGGTGTACAAGGAATCCACCGCCAAGGTGCTTGGCAAGTACAGCAAGTCCATCATCAGCCGCATCAACGGCGACAACACTCCGGACGAAGTGTTCTGCGACACTCTCGCTGCCTACGTGAAGTTCTGCAAGGCCTCCGCAAAGAAGCCCGCAGCCAAGAAGAAGGCTCCGGCTAAGAAAGCCAAGTAA
- a CDS encoding ATP-dependent Clp protease ATP-binding subunit has product MSDINGIFSKKAKAVLQAARIAARNLGSDSVTTEHLLLGLVREDSGFAAETLRALKINLNELGENVQRSLTTNGGIMTVGDAHGALLSFTTRCKAALFNAAKIAKEEGDQYIGPEHLMLAILQQAESPAAGTLSTFGVTYENFESTLQQIKREAMNGQPSGEDGEYAEDDDRFMGQGRGGDTRQQVRSQSRSKTPILDHFGRDLTALAKQGKLDPIIGRGREIERLIQILCRRKKNNPALIGEPGVGKTAIIEGLAQKIVQKKIPELLMNKRVVTLDVAAMVAGTKYRGQFEERVKGLIMELQRVDNSVILFIDELHTIVGAGGSEGSLDASNIFKPALARGELQCIGATTIDEYRKYIEKDAALERRFQTIVVNPPNSEDSIQILEGLRPKYEQHHKVHYTPEAIRAAVTLAERYITDRFLPDKAIDVLDEAGARVRLNSIRTPQDLKEMEDELAVTMQKKEEAIADQQYETAATLRDKIEELTNRIAERREALNKEDSADFPIVDENEIRDCISKMTGIPVSRLAGEETQKLLKLGDEIKERVIGQDQAVDAVVKAIRRTRAGIRDTKRPMGSFLFLGPTGVGKTELAKVLSQSLFGSEDSMIRIDMSEYMEKHSVSRLIGAPPGYVGFEDNGGQLSEKVRKRPYCVVLLDEIEKAHPDIYNLLLQILDDGILTDSYGRKINFKNTIIIMTSNAGAREVRHSSGMGFTKMGETDDYERMETAIREEVKRVFSPEFLNRVDEQIVFRPLTKKDLSSVVDIQLTFLQKNLSERGILLEVSEAAKEFIVSHNYDSALGARPIRRSIQNLVEDEIAEGLLLGIYKDFTTISIDVENNKLKFTSEALPS; this is encoded by the coding sequence ATGTCAGATATCAACGGTATTTTTTCGAAGAAAGCAAAGGCCGTATTGCAGGCGGCAAGAATTGCGGCCCGTAACTTGGGCAGCGACAGCGTTACGACCGAGCATTTGCTGCTCGGCCTTGTCCGCGAAGATTCCGGCTTTGCAGCCGAAACCTTGCGCGCTCTCAAAATCAATTTGAATGAACTTGGTGAAAATGTACAGCGCTCGTTGACAACGAACGGTGGCATTATGACTGTGGGCGATGCTCACGGTGCGTTGCTTTCTTTTACGACTCGCTGTAAGGCGGCCCTTTTTAATGCCGCTAAAATTGCAAAAGAAGAAGGCGACCAGTATATTGGCCCGGAACACTTGATGCTTGCCATTTTGCAGCAGGCCGAATCTCCGGCGGCAGGCACGCTTTCAACCTTCGGCGTGACTTACGAAAATTTTGAAAGTACTCTGCAGCAAATCAAGCGCGAAGCCATGAATGGCCAGCCTTCTGGCGAAGACGGTGAATATGCCGAAGACGATGACCGCTTTATGGGACAGGGCCGCGGTGGCGACACGCGCCAGCAGGTGCGTAGCCAGAGCCGTTCCAAGACTCCGATTCTCGATCACTTCGGTCGCGACTTGACGGCGCTTGCCAAGCAGGGCAAACTCGACCCGATTATCGGTCGCGGTCGCGAAATTGAACGCTTGATCCAGATTCTTTGCCGCCGCAAAAAGAATAACCCGGCGCTTATCGGTGAACCGGGCGTGGGCAAGACGGCGATTATTGAAGGTCTAGCCCAGAAGATTGTCCAGAAGAAGATTCCGGAACTCTTGATGAACAAGCGCGTGGTGACGCTTGACGTGGCCGCCATGGTGGCAGGCACCAAGTATCGCGGCCAGTTCGAAGAACGCGTGAAGGGCCTGATTATGGAACTCCAGCGCGTGGACAACTCGGTGATTCTCTTTATCGACGAATTGCATACGATTGTGGGCGCGGGCGGTTCCGAAGGTAGCCTTGATGCCAGCAATATCTTTAAGCCGGCGCTCGCCCGAGGCGAGCTCCAGTGCATCGGAGCCACGACGATCGATGAATACCGCAAGTACATTGAAAAAGATGCTGCGCTTGAACGCCGCTTCCAGACGATTGTCGTGAATCCGCCTAATTCCGAAGATTCTATCCAGATTCTGGAAGGACTTCGCCCGAAGTACGAGCAGCACCACAAGGTGCATTACACGCCCGAAGCCATTCGTGCGGCGGTGACGCTTGCCGAACGCTACATTACCGACCGTTTCCTGCCGGACAAGGCCATTGACGTGCTCGATGAAGCCGGTGCCCGCGTGCGCTTGAATTCAATCCGTACGCCGCAAGACCTCAAGGAAATGGAAGACGAACTTGCCGTGACCATGCAAAAGAAGGAAGAGGCCATCGCCGATCAGCAGTACGAAACGGCTGCCACCCTCCGCGACAAGATTGAAGAATTGACAAACCGCATCGCCGAACGCCGCGAAGCCTTGAACAAGGAAGATTCGGCGGATTTCCCGATTGTCGACGAAAACGAAATTCGCGATTGCATCAGCAAGATGACGGGTATTCCGGTGAGCCGCCTCGCTGGTGAAGAAACGCAGAAGCTCCTGAAGCTCGGCGACGAAATCAAGGAACGCGTGATTGGCCAGGACCAGGCTGTAGATGCTGTAGTGAAGGCCATTCGCCGTACCCGCGCAGGCATTCGCGACACCAAGCGCCCCATGGGCAGTTTCTTGTTCCTCGGCCCCACAGGTGTGGGTAAGACGGAACTTGCAAAGGTTCTTAGTCAGAGCCTGTTCGGCAGCGAAGATTCCATGATCCGTATCGACATGAGCGAATACATGGAAAAGCATAGCGTGAGCCGCTTGATCGGTGCGCCTCCGGGATACGTAGGCTTCGAAGATAACGGGGGCCAGCTCAGCGAAAAAGTGCGCAAGCGCCCCTATTGCGTGGTTCTCCTGGATGAAATCGAAAAGGCCCATCCAGATATCTATAATTTGCTTTTGCAGATTCTGGACGACGGTATCCTTACGGATAGCTATGGCCGTAAAATCAATTTCAAGAACACCATCATTATCATGACGAGTAATGCGGGTGCCCGCGAAGTGCGCCACAGTTCGGGCATGGGATTCACCAAGATGGGCGAGACCGACGACTACGAACGTATGGAAACTGCCATCCGTGAAGAAGTCAAGCGCGTGTTCTCTCCGGAATTCTTGAACCGAGTCGACGAACAGATCGTGTTCCGTCCGCTGACCAAGAAGGACCTTTCCTCTGTCGTAGACATCCAGCTGACCTTCTTGCAGAAGAACTTGTCCGAACGCGGAATCCTTTTGGAAGTTTCCGAAGCCGCCAAGGAATTCATCGTTTCGCACAACTACGATTCTGCGCTGGGCGCTCGTCCGATTCGCCGTTCCATCCAGAACCTAGTCGAAGACGAAATTGCCGAAGGCTTGCTGCTTGGAATCTACAAGGACTTTACGACAATTTCGATCGATGTCGAAAACAACAAGCTCAAGTTCACGTCAGAGGCTCTTCCAAGTTAA
- a CDS encoding YkgJ family cysteine cluster protein, producing MESYREYFPTKAFRVAEMRLATLLRAERDRLDAIAASLGRESAIGPDNLLEELPRIKDFTREYHRLFSEYLEAVLPQQPRPIQCRPACGNCCHHYPMSVEPFELVTLYCDLRGRNDLLDIMEACQVRSSLFSKFFETRRAEGGVPDQMDLDDYAEDKALHDYFSAWNPCPFSDKKGDCTVYPLRPVSCRMYFSETDPKFCTPEHLQTPENDSYIVYLPDSIEDAVYGISEHYALLDLPESYFGGLLAVNRFEGLIGENRE from the coding sequence ATGGAATCTTATCGAGAGTATTTTCCGACAAAGGCGTTTCGTGTAGCGGAAATGCGCCTTGCAACCCTTTTGAGGGCGGAAAGAGATCGCCTAGATGCGATTGCTGCATCTTTGGGGCGAGAATCGGCGATAGGTCCGGACAATCTTCTCGAAGAACTCCCTCGAATCAAGGATTTTACGCGGGAATACCACAGGCTTTTTTCGGAGTATTTGGAAGCGGTTTTGCCGCAGCAACCGCGCCCGATCCAATGCAGGCCCGCTTGCGGAAACTGCTGCCATCATTACCCGATGTCGGTAGAACCTTTTGAGCTGGTGACATTGTATTGCGACCTCCGGGGGCGGAATGACCTCTTGGATATCATGGAAGCTTGCCAGGTAAGGTCGTCGCTTTTCAGTAAATTTTTTGAGACGAGAAGGGCCGAAGGCGGTGTTCCTGATCAGATGGATTTGGACGATTATGCCGAAGACAAGGCCCTGCACGACTATTTTAGCGCCTGGAACCCCTGCCCGTTCTCGGACAAAAAGGGGGATTGCACGGTGTATCCGTTGCGTCCGGTGTCTTGCCGCATGTATTTTAGCGAAACGGACCCGAAGTTTTGCACCCCGGAGCATTTGCAGACGCCCGAGAACGATAGCTATATTGTTTATTTGCCGGACAGCATCGAAGATGCCGTGTACGGAATATCGGAACATTACGCCCTATTGGATTTGCCCGAAAGCTATTTTGGCGGACTTTTGGCGGTAAACCGTTTCGAAGGCCTGATAGGCGAAAATAGAGAATGA
- a CDS encoding polysaccharide biosynthesis tyrosine autokinase yields MEPNNQYNSTGSTSSAKHKDEDEIDILEVLSLLLKHKLFLACCIVLGCVAGFLASNWMRPQYTSDALLQIDVKGNKAGKAMGEMGALLDVASPAEAEIELLKSRMVLTYVVEQERLCFNAYPKGAIDRLLHQEGRMDLEDLYIPEIARIEKWTAEVVGENEFAVYTPEGVKLLQGKVGEALAAPYGGDTLRINVKHLLARPGQLFVLAQSEPLDAVRGLVKKLDVGEKGKQTGIIGVSYTDRYADKAASVLNTIANIYLRQNVEMRSAEAEKTLEFLEEQLPGVKAKLDTAEKKLADYRLKIGSVDMTGETRVHLEKVSELEKQVLELEQQRQEATRLFKEEHPAVQTIMQQQSRLRSELSRLKKSAENMPRTQQDVMSLQEEVAVNNAQYTAMLNNIQQLRVVRAGEVGNVRIVDYAQIERRPSKPNKKMIFLACVGGAFLLGALLIYLLQMTKRGVRSSLEIERETGISVYAKIPKAENAILSKRNKGKNTKPLVEDDPDSPSSEALRSLYTAIEFATSDMRVMMVTGMVPGVGKSFVSKNVSALFAGSGKKTLLIDADMRRGVVYSHHKQGLGDVLSGHCSLDSAVADSITKNLYVLGAGKTDVSPSELLRGDNFKNLLDEAKAKFDIVIVDTPPLELVTDSELIYPIVDFALFVLHYGKHTMDQIKESMMKLDRCCEGKPRAFVMNHCESDGHGYGYGGYGYYGKYSYYGKDKKKK; encoded by the coding sequence ATGGAACCGAATAATCAGTATAATTCTACAGGCTCTACTTCTTCTGCAAAGCACAAGGACGAAGACGAAATCGATATCCTCGAAGTCTTGAGCTTGCTCTTGAAGCATAAGCTGTTTTTGGCTTGTTGTATCGTTCTCGGCTGTGTGGCAGGTTTCCTGGCTTCGAACTGGATGCGCCCGCAGTATACGAGCGATGCCCTTTTGCAGATTGATGTGAAGGGTAACAAGGCGGGTAAGGCCATGGGCGAAATGGGTGCCCTTTTGGATGTCGCTTCTCCTGCCGAAGCCGAAATCGAGCTTTTGAAGAGCCGTATGGTTCTGACCTATGTTGTTGAACAGGAACGTCTTTGCTTTAATGCCTACCCGAAGGGCGCCATCGACCGCTTGCTCCATCAGGAAGGCCGCATGGACCTTGAAGACCTTTATATTCCTGAAATTGCCCGTATCGAAAAGTGGACTGCCGAAGTGGTTGGCGAAAACGAATTTGCCGTTTATACCCCCGAAGGCGTAAAGCTTTTGCAGGGCAAGGTGGGCGAGGCTCTTGCCGCTCCCTATGGTGGCGATACTCTTAGAATCAATGTCAAGCACCTGCTTGCAAGGCCCGGTCAGCTCTTTGTGCTTGCCCAGTCCGAACCGCTGGATGCAGTCCGAGGCCTGGTCAAAAAGCTCGATGTTGGCGAAAAGGGTAAGCAGACGGGTATCATCGGTGTGTCTTACACGGACCGCTATGCAGACAAGGCTGCTTCTGTCTTGAATACGATTGCAAATATCTACCTGCGCCAGAATGTGGAAATGCGTAGTGCCGAAGCTGAAAAGACTTTGGAATTCCTAGAAGAACAGCTTCCGGGCGTGAAGGCCAAGCTTGATACGGCCGAAAAGAAATTGGCGGATTACCGTTTGAAGATCGGCTCCGTGGATATGACGGGTGAAACCAGGGTCCACTTGGAAAAGGTTTCCGAACTGGAAAAGCAGGTTCTGGAATTGGAACAGCAGCGCCAGGAAGCGACTCGTTTGTTCAAGGAAGAACACCCGGCTGTCCAGACGATTATGCAACAGCAAAGCCGTTTGCGTTCGGAACTTTCCCGTTTGAAGAAGTCTGCCGAAAACATGCCGCGTACCCAGCAGGACGTGATGAGCTTGCAGGAAGAAGTGGCTGTGAACAACGCCCAGTATACGGCTATGCTTAACAATATCCAGCAGCTTCGCGTGGTGCGTGCCGGTGAAGTCGGTAACGTCCGTATTGTGGACTACGCCCAGATTGAACGCAGACCCTCTAAGCCGAACAAGAAGATGATCTTCCTCGCTTGCGTGGGTGGTGCATTCTTGCTGGGTGCCTTGCTGATTTACCTGTTGCAGATGACCAAGCGCGGAGTCCGCAGTTCTCTTGAAATCGAACGCGAAACGGGCATTAGCGTTTACGCCAAAATTCCGAAGGCTGAAAATGCAATTCTTTCGAAGCGTAACAAGGGTAAGAATACCAAGCCCCTTGTGGAAGACGATCCTGATTCGCCCTCCAGCGAAGCGCTCCGTTCCCTGTATACGGCTATTGAATTTGCAACGTCTGACATGCGCGTGATGATGGTGACCGGTATGGTGCCTGGCGTGGGTAAGTCCTTTGTTTCCAAGAACGTTTCTGCACTCTTTGCGGGTTCTGGCAAAAAGACCTTGCTCATCGATGCCGACATGCGCCGCGGTGTGGTGTATAGTCATCACAAGCAGGGCCTTGGCGATGTGCTTTCGGGCCATTGCTCCTTGGATAGCGCGGTTGCCGATTCCATTACCAAGAACCTTTATGTGCTTGGTGCCGGCAAGACCGATGTGTCGCCGAGCGAACTCTTGCGCGGTGATAATTTCAAGAATCTTTTGGATGAAGCAAAGGCCAAGTTTGACATTGTGATTGTGGATACGCCGCCTCTGGAACTGGTGACGGATTCCGAACTGATTTACCCGATTGTTGATTTCGCCCTGTTCGTGCTCCACTACGGCAAGCATACGATGGACCAGATCAAGGAATCCATGATGAAGCTTGACCGCTGCTGCGAAGGCAAGCCGCGCGCATTTGTAATGAACCATTGCGAATCCGACGGCCATGGCTACGGCTACGGTGGATACGGCTATTACGGCAAGTACAGCTATTACGGCAAAGACAAAAAGAAAAAGTAA